ACCAAACATTCACCCAGAGATCCCATTAAGTTAATAGGGTTGAAATCTCAAGGAAAACCCTTCTCTACCTATTTCTTATACATGTTATCTATCTTAATTGTCACTGTctcttttccctatttttttctAGACTACAATTATTTAGCCTTTTAATCAAGAAATCTAGTAATTTGATACAGTCAAATAATTGTGTAATAACTCTTTCCTGAAGTTTGAAtttctattaattattttatcCAGAAAGCTACAGAGAAGTCTTTAAATtaagatgaacttttttttaaataccaatgGGGACCAAGGTAGTTTTAATAGAACTGAGGAGGTCTAATAACTTGAGCAATATGTTCTGCCATCTTCACTAACAAACTTCATGGAAATCATTCCAGCTTCTCTTCTAATGGTGTAATGGCTTCCTGGTTTGGGgtcaagttgaaaaaaaaaatacatctgacaAGTTTTTAGAAATGCAGTGAGTTCTTCAATTGCCTATGTGTTCATGATGGAAAATCGTTTTGTTTCATCTTTGATAATAATTATCACGGGAATGTGGTGCAAATTCTAATAAAAGATATTTCTCATCATACTTCAcagcctactttttttttaatttacaaaggaatgaatttcaaattaaaagtTCTGCATGGAACACATgagtaaggatttttaaaaacagacataGTAAACCTTTGATAGCCCTAAGTGAGCTTCTGAAGAGCTACTCTCTTCTGTCTTTAGTAAGTCGTGGTAAACATTTTGGATAGATAAGCTTGtgattatacatattttaatgtttataaataCGATTAAAGTTATCATGGTTTGCAGAGGCCCACTTAATAATCTTAAACTTATTAGTGCTTCCATTTCTTTGAAAACAGGAATTCTAAAAATTACTCATGAAATCTTGGAGCTTGGGAGATGATATCACAAGTAAATCTTTTCTGTTCACCTCAACCTTACATTATCAGATGAGCCCATGTCATAGatacctctctttttctgtatattaCTTTGGTTCTTAAATGCCTAGAAGTATAAGGAGGCCAATTCTAGCTCCCTCATAGACCTATAACACTGTAAAGGAGACTTCACATTCATATTCCAAGAAGAtgcttaagaaattaaaaaacttgGTAGGCTCGGGAAGATAGTTATATAACATTATTTTCTCTAAATGACTTGATGATTTTGAACCATATGGGTTAGCCCATAGGATTTCTAGTAGAGATTTCCAATGTGATAGAAATGACAATGACATAAAGTACTAAAGAAGTGACTcttaatgcatatatatatatgcatgtattaaatatttttatgtgtgaTATGTATGTATAAACTTACAAATGCCATGTTCTTTTGTTTGTAGGTATCATAGTGTGGTCCTAGTTCTGCACCTccttaactatttttatttatttttttagagtacTGATATTTGCATTTAATGGGAAACAAAAGATGAAGACGGCAAAACAGTATATTCACTAAGGAGTATATCTGCTTGCTGCTACAGACCCATGTGTTAAGGAATTCTACTTCTTCTGTAAAAGTTGATCAGCCCTGTGATCAGACTGCATTGGAGTTTGCCTGCCTTTTACATTGTTATTGCTAGAAGAAGTCCAAGTCAGAATGTAACAGTACACCTCTGATTGCTATGGAAGGTGATAAACTGACATTCACTAATTAAAGTTACATCTCAATCACCCACAGAAAACCATTCTTTAAAGTGAATAGAAACCAAGCCCTTGTGAATACTTCTATTGAACATGACTCATGGAGAAGAGCTTGGCTCTGATGTGCACCAGGATTCTATTGTTTTAACTTACCTAGAAGGATTACTAATGCATCAGGCAGCAGGGGGATCAGGTACTGCCGTCGACAAAAAGTCTGCTGACCGCAATGAAGAAGATCAGAACTTTAACATTTCTGGCAGTGCATTTCCCACCTGTCAAAGTAATGGTCCCGTTctcaatacacatacacaccaggGATCTGGCATGCTGCATCTCAAAAAggccaggctgctgcagtcttCTGAGGACTGGAATGCAGCCAAGCGGAAGAGGTTGTCTGATTCCATCGTAAATTTAAACGTAAAGAAGGAAGCTTTACTGGCTGGCATGGTTGACAATGTGCCTAAAGGCAAACAAGATAGCACATTACTGGCCTCTTTGCTCCAGTCATTCAGCTCTAGGCTGCAGACTGTGGCCCTGTCACAACAAATTAGGCAGAGCCTCAAGGAGCAAGGATATGCCCTCAGTCATGATTCTTTAAAAGTAGAAAAGGATTTAAGGTGCTATGGTGTTGCATCAAGTCACCTAAAGACTTTGTTGAAGAAAAGTAAAGCTAAAGATCAAAAGCCTGATACCAATCTTCCTGACGTAACTAAAAACCTCATCAGAGATAGGTTTGTAGAATCACCTCATCACGTTGGACAAAGCGGAACAAAGGTCATGAGTGAACCCTTGTCATGTGCCGCCAGATTACAGGCTGTTGCAAGCATGGTGGAAAAAAGGGCTAGTCCTGCCACCTCGCCTAAACCTAGTGTTGCTTGTAGCCAGTTAGCATTGCTCCTTTCTAGTGAAGCTCACTTGCAGCAGTATTCCCGAGAACAtgctttaaaaacacaaaatgcaaATCAAGTGGCAAGTGAAAGACTTGCTGCTATGGCCAGATTGCAAGAAAATGGCCAGAAGGATGTTGGTAGTTTCCAGCTCTCGAAAGGAATGCCAGCCCATCTTAACGGTCAGGCAAGAACATCATCAAGCAAACTAATGACTAGCAAAAGTAATGCTACAACATTTCAAAATCCAATGGGTATTGTTCCTTCTTCCCCCAAAAATGCAGGCTATAAGAACTCACTGGAAAGAAACAATATAAAACAAGCTGCCAATAATAGTTTGCTTTTACACCTGCTTAAAAGCCAGACCATACCTAAGCCTATGAATGGACATAGTCATAGTGAGAGAGGAAGCATTTTTGAGGATAGCAGTACACCTACAACTGTTGATGAATATTCAGACAACAATCCTAGTTTTACAGATGACAGTAGCGGTGACGAAAGTTCTTACTCTAACTGTGTTCCCATAGATTTGTCTTGCAAACACCGAATCGAAAAAGTGGAATCTGACCAACCTGTTTCTCTAGATAACTTAACTCAGTCCTTGCTCAACACCTGGGATCCAAAAGTCCCAGAGGTGGATATCAAAGAAGATCAAGATACCTCAAAGAATTCCAAGCTAAATTCACACCAGAAAGTAACCCTTCTTCAGTTGCTACTTGGCCataagaatgaagaaaatgtagaaaagaCCACCAGCACTCAGGGAGTACACAGTGATGTGACAAAGTTCAGTACACAAAATTATACAAGGACTTCTGTAATAGAAAGCCCCGGTACAAATAGGACTACTCCAGTGAGCACTCCACCATTACTTGCATCCACCAAAGCAGATTCTCCCATCAATCTTTCTCAGAACTCCCTGGTCATCAAATGGAATTCCACACCATATGCCTGCAGTACTCAGTCTGAAAAGCTAATGAATACTGCATCTAACCACTTGATGGACCTTACAAAAAGCAAAGAATCACAAGGAGAGAAACCAGCCCAAAATGAAGGTGCACAAAACTCTGCCACTTTTAGTGCCAGTAAGCTGTTACAAAATCTAGCACAGTGTGGGATGCAGTCTTCCATGTCAGCGGACGAGCAGCGACCCAGCAAACAGCTGTTAAGTGTAAACCCAGACAAACCGCTAGGTATGATTGAGAGATTAAATAGCCCTCTGCTCgcaaataaaacaaatgcagCTGAAGACAATAAGGCATTCAGTAGTCAGTCAGCAGCTCCTGAGCCAGGACTTTCTGGTTCTGAAATAGAAAATCTGCTTGAAAGACGCACTGTCCTCCAGTTGCTCCTGGGAAATACCAACAAAGGTAAGagtgaaaaaaaagagaagattccTGTAAGAGATGAAAGTACTCAGGAACACGCCGAGAGAGCTTTAAGTGAACAAATACTGATGGTGAAAATAAAATCTGAGCCTTGTGATGACTTACATATTCATAACACAAATCTGCACTTGAACCATGATACTAAGAGTGCCCCACTACTGGGTATGGCTCCTACCATGCAGAGAAACGCAGCTGCCTTACCAGCATCCGAGGACTTGAAATCGGAGCCAGTTTCACCTCAGGATTTTTCTTTCTCGAAGAATGGTTTGTTAAGTCGGTTGCTGAGACAAAACCATGAGAGTTACCTGGCAGATGACCCGGACAAGAGCTACAGAAGCAGTGAACTAACACTTCTGGAGTCAAAGAATCTTTGTATGGTCCCTAAGAAAAGGAAGCTTTATTCTGAGCCATtagaaaatccatttaaaaagatgaaaaataacatTGTTGATGCTGCAAACAATCACAGCGCTCCAGAAGTACTGTATGGGTCTTTGATTAACCAGGAAGAGCTGAAATTTAGCAGAAATGACCTTGAATTTAAATATCCTGCTGGTCCTGGTTCAGCCAGTGAAAATGAACATAGGAGTTGGGCCCGAGAGAGCAAAAGTTTCAATGTTCTGAAACAGCTCCTTCTCTCAGAAAACTGTGTGCGGGATTTGTCCCCACACAGGAGTAACTCTGTCGTTGACAGTAAAAGAAAAGGACACAAAAATAATGTGACCAGTAGCAAACCTGAGTTCagcatttcttctttaaatggacTGATGTACAGTTCCACTCAGCCCAGTAGTTGCGTGGATAACAGGACATTTTCATACCCAGGAATGGTAAAAACTCCTGTGAGTCCAACTTTCTCTGAGCACATGAGCTGTGCGGGTTCTCGGCCAGAAACTGGGCTTTTGAGTGGCTGTCCCGGGCCCAGTGAGAAGGGACCCATTAAGTGGGTTATCACAGATGTAGATAAGAGTGAGTATGAAAAAGACTCTCCAAGACTGACCAAAACTAACCCAATCTTGTATTACATGCTCCAGAAAGGAGGCAGTTCTGTTACCAGTCGAGAAACGCAGGATAAGGACATTTGGAGGGAACCTTCTTCTGAAAGTGTCTCACAGGTTCCAGTCAAAGAAGAGTTACTTACTGCTGCAGAACCTAAGGCTTCTTTCATCAACTTAAGAAGCCCTTACAACAGCCATATGGGAAATAACGCTTCTCGCCCACACAGTGCAAATGGAGATGTTTACGGACTTCTGGGAAACATgctaacaataaaaaaagaatccgAATGAAGTGTACCTGCCAGTCAGCTTTGGATCACTTTAAAACTAATTAGTATGAACTTGAGATCTGTATAAATAAGAGCATGATTTGAGAAAAGCATGGTATAattgaaactttctttttttattttgagaagtaTTGGTTACTGGTGATGTTTAAATATGCATACTAATTTTTGCTTAACATTAGATGTCATGAGGAAACTACTGAACTTAGCAATTGGTTGTTTCACACTTCTGTATGCATCAGATAACAACTGAGTAGCCtatgaatgaaattattttataatcataaataaGAGGCATaagttaaaatgtaaaaactCCATCCATAGTGGATTACTGCATTTTGATGCCTTGAATAGggtgtttcattttgcttttcagaAGTCAGCctacatgttttttttaaaaatccaaactcTTAAATAACTCTTAGGGAATaatatcaaattaaaattttagttcTGATTCACATCTCATTATCCAGTAATAAATTATCCAATAAATCAGAAAAACTATATACTTAACATTTTTCACTTTTGCTAAAAGACATATTTGTTTTTAACTCTTGGAAGGGGTTTTTGATTCCCAGTATGTCTGCCCACCCCAGTCCTTTTcaatacatatttctttaaacCTTGTACTACTTAGTAAAAATTGATTACAATTGAGGGAAGTTTGATAGATCCTTATAAAAAAGGACAGatttccatttttgtattttaactaCTTTACTAAATTATTACTCCTCCTTTTACAGAATTAGGGAAGTTAACATTTGTGTTCAGGTGGTTTCCTGAATAGttgaatatttaagaaattgTTTATAACAGAAGTAAAATGGCTTTTCTTTGGACAACTTTCACCATCTCTTGTAAAAGTTAATTCTCACCATTCCTGTGGTACCTGTAAGTCTTATGACCAGGATTTCTTAAAGCTGGACTCAGACCACCTGCATAAGAATCATCTGGAGCACTTGTTTTAAATTGCAGAATTACAGGCAGCAAATCAGATCTGCAAAGCAAGTACCTGCTAAGTGGACCTGGGAATCTTTCGTCTGCACCTTAACTCGCTCCCTAGGTGTTTCTTCTGCACACTGAAGTTTGAGGACCATTGCTTATGACTTTTCTCAGAATATGgactgtaaaaaaagaaaaaaaaaattgatgcctATATTTTCCCCAGTACAGTCACACATCAATTCAAAATTTGCAATATTATCATTCCTATATTACTGTTATGTCTTTGGAAATCGGGTACAAAATACtttttatgacaaaaaaaaaattgggtggaGGGGGACAACTTTCTTATCTGGCTCAACATCTCAGGAAAATCTGTGATTATTTATGTATTCTAATGAATAACATCTACTTAATTAGCCTTAGGGATGGAATAACAGGGCCACTTACTAAACTCAGGTGATTCCAGGAAGATTTGGAAACTTCTCCTGACTACATCCTTGACTTCTATTAAAACCATTGTCCTAAGAACAATGCTGACAAAGATTAAAACATTTAGTTCAAACCCAAGAAAGGCACTAATCTCAGATTGACTCAACAAATGTGTACAGAGATCACTTATCTGACAGAATTGTATACAGCCACTCCATTGAGTCTAGTATTTTGAAATAGTGATTAAAAGTAAACATTGATACTGTCTTGGAAGAACTTACTGTATTTCTGAACCACCTGGTTTTCAGTCTTGAAGCAAGTCCGTTTTTAAGTTCAGTTTTTACAGTCCGCAGTTCATGCACCAGATAATATtttggcttttaatttttaaatgggtTAAAAAATAACCTATCAAAAATTATCAGCTGTTAATTAGAAGGAAATTAATTTGAAGTTGTTCTACTTGAACTtgtttctaagaattttatattaaaatgggTGTTATTTCCTAATATCTAAAATTCGAAATGGTTATTTTTTCTCAAAATGCTTTATACACAGAGTTATTGGATATATTATATAATAGCCAAGAGTGAATATTGGTGAAGGCATATGCTTATTCGGACATGAAAATCCCACGGGCCAGTGAATATATTCTACTCCATGTCCATACTGTGACAGTCTTAATGTCTACACTGTAGAAGTAAGCTTTTAAACAAACCATTGTTCTCATCATTGTGCAAAGCCTTTCAGGTACGTCAGAAAAAAAATGCCAGTATTCTCCCTTGGTTAGGAGGAAGTGAGTAAGACATGGGTCAGGGAGAAGACCATCAAGGGCCAGCATTgctatttttttgtttggttgattGTTGTTAACAATGAAAGGCTTGAGAATatgtaatacataaataaatgtgacCACAAAGAATGCTGTTCTGATTTACTGGAGAATGTCCCCAATGTGAGTTGCCTTTGATTTTGTAAGGAGAGGGGTGAGAAAGGGCATACATCCACAAAGCCACTTTGTTTATGCACATGTATTTACAAGGATGCACACATACTTCACATTTTCAAGGACTATTTTAGATATCTACACAAATTCTTCCTAATAAAGTCATTTGTGAAGGGGTACTACAGCTCTCATTGACATCAGTAAGGTAGCATTACCTGTTTATTCTGTGCTGCATCTTACAGAAGAGTAAACTGGtgagatatatattttatatatatatataaaatgtatatatatattgactTGTTACATGAAGAtgttaaaatcagtttttaaaggtGATGTAAATAGTGATTTCCTTAATGAAAATTACATATTTTGTATTGTTCTAATGCAACAGAAAAGCCTTTTAATCTCTTTGGTTCCTGTATATTCCATGTATAAGTGTAAATATAATCAGACAGGTCTAAAAATTGTGCATGTATGTATACAGTTGCAAGTGTGGACAAATGTATagaataaaccttttatttaagttgtGATTATCTGCTGCATGAAAAGTGCATGGGGGACCCTGTGCATCTGTGCATTTGGCAAAATGTCTTAACAAGTCCGATCAGATGTTCATCCCAACATGGCAGTATTCCATTTCTGGACAGGACTTCCGTGGTTTAAGCTTTGTGAAAGGGTGTTCTTTGAATCCAATGgtctgaaaatttttttaaaaatcaattcaacTACTTTTTGACATAATGAATTCACACAGCtactttcatgaatttttaaatcccATTGGAAGCATATTATACCAGGAGTATTCCAATATTAGTAAATACTGGGATACAGGCACATTACCATTCATGGTAAGAATTCTGCGGTTTACACAACCAATTTTGATGCGCTCTGCTCAGTAAtataatttgtcatttttattaggAGTTTAATTTCTTCATGTGATGTCATGAAACTGTACATACTGCAgtgtgaattttttgttttgttttttaatcttttagtGTTTACTTCCTGCAGTGAAtttgaataaatgagaaaaaaatgcattgtCTCTGTTTTAAATCACTTATTTTGTGGgctttttctgccttttaagcTTTCTATAAACAAACGTCCCAGGTTATAAAAATAGCAACAAGTCTCCAAAGATGTTTTGCTCTTCTCAGAAAAAATGAAAGGAGGAAAAATAGAGAAGAGGACCAGCACATTAATGCATCTAGAAATGGCAATTGAAacataattcaaaaataaaagtggTTGTACCCTCTCTTCCATTGCTCATTGCTCATTGTAGACTTTTTACCTGGATCTGAATTAGTGCGGTGTttgaaaataattgaatatttgtatatatgtatgggtAGACTCATACAcaaaccctttaaaaaaagatttatttataagaaagtgacagatctgtctgctggttcattccccagtggatGCAGTGGTGGAGTCTGGCCATGCCAAagctaagagtcaggaactccatcctgatctacGTGTGTAGTGAAATCCCAGGTAActgggccatcatgcactgctttctGGGTGCCTTAGCAAGGAGCGGGATTGGATTtccaggactcaatctggtgcttaggtatgggatgccagtggcatgggcagcagcttaacccactgaaccacaactaCAATGCTGTCCCCAGTATTTTGGTGtttatcacttttattttcaTGGTAATTGTTTATAAactatttgcaaaatattttgttcCCATTGTAACGATTAAaacactaggccacaacacccgCCCATAGAcacttgaaaatgttttcttggggtcggcactgtggtgtggtgggtaaaggctgctgcctgcagtgctagcatcctatgtgggcgccagtttgcgtcccggctgctctgcttccaatccagctctctgctatggcctggggaagcagtacaaaatgccccaagtccttgggcccctgcattcatgtgggagatccggaagtacctggtttcggatcagcacagctctgggtgttggggccatttgggtagtgaaccagcagatggaagacctctctctgcctctgcctctctgtaactctgcttttcaaataaatctttaaaaaatgttttcttggaGGACTTTGATCCAGATTTCAGCAgctaatgtttattttaaaagaaaaagagctgcCATCGTTTccccaaatgtgtgtgtgtgcacacaaatatacatacataaatatatttgatatGTAGGTAATGATTATTTGAGAATAATGAGCAATATATGAATGTAATCAGTATTAGAGACCAGTTTATTTAGGGGGACAGATCCCAATATACTCTATTTTGTAAACTGAGGGCCTGGGAACTTACATTTTTACAGTTGTATTAACCATCATTTAAGAGGAAGACATTTTcccaaataattt
Above is a genomic segment from Lepus europaeus isolate LE1 chromosome 2, mLepTim1.pri, whole genome shotgun sequence containing:
- the NRIP1 gene encoding nuclear receptor-interacting protein 1 gives rise to the protein MTHGEELGSDVHQDSIVLTYLEGLLMHQAAGGSGTAVDKKSADRNEEDQNFNISGSAFPTCQSNGPVLNTHTHQGSGMLHLKKARLLQSSEDWNAAKRKRLSDSIVNLNVKKEALLAGMVDNVPKGKQDSTLLASLLQSFSSRLQTVALSQQIRQSLKEQGYALSHDSLKVEKDLRCYGVASSHLKTLLKKSKAKDQKPDTNLPDVTKNLIRDRFVESPHHVGQSGTKVMSEPLSCAARLQAVASMVEKRASPATSPKPSVACSQLALLLSSEAHLQQYSREHALKTQNANQVASERLAAMARLQENGQKDVGSFQLSKGMPAHLNGQARTSSSKLMTSKSNATTFQNPMGIVPSSPKNAGYKNSLERNNIKQAANNSLLLHLLKSQTIPKPMNGHSHSERGSIFEDSSTPTTVDEYSDNNPSFTDDSSGDESSYSNCVPIDLSCKHRIEKVESDQPVSLDNLTQSLLNTWDPKVPEVDIKEDQDTSKNSKLNSHQKVTLLQLLLGHKNEENVEKTTSTQGVHSDVTKFSTQNYTRTSVIESPGTNRTTPVSTPPLLASTKADSPINLSQNSLVIKWNSTPYACSTQSEKLMNTASNHLMDLTKSKESQGEKPAQNEGAQNSATFSASKLLQNLAQCGMQSSMSADEQRPSKQLLSVNPDKPLGMIERLNSPLLANKTNAAEDNKAFSSQSAAPEPGLSGSEIENLLERRTVLQLLLGNTNKGKSEKKEKIPVRDESTQEHAERALSEQILMVKIKSEPCDDLHIHNTNLHLNHDTKSAPLLGMAPTMQRNAAALPASEDLKSEPVSPQDFSFSKNGLLSRLLRQNHESYLADDPDKSYRSSELTLLESKNLCMVPKKRKLYSEPLENPFKKMKNNIVDAANNHSAPEVLYGSLINQEELKFSRNDLEFKYPAGPGSASENEHRSWARESKSFNVLKQLLLSENCVRDLSPHRSNSVVDSKRKGHKNNVTSSKPEFSISSLNGLMYSSTQPSSCVDNRTFSYPGMVKTPVSPTFSEHMSCAGSRPETGLLSGCPGPSEKGPIKWVITDVDKSEYEKDSPRLTKTNPILYYMLQKGGSSVTSRETQDKDIWREPSSESVSQVPVKEELLTAAEPKASFINLRSPYNSHMGNNASRPHSANGDVYGLLGNMLTIKKESE